The segment GATGTATATACGTTCAAAAGGGTTCAACATAAAATGCTGGTCTGGACACTAAGGGATACGAAACTCAACAATTCTCTTGCGATTTAGAcagaacacaaattaaaaaaaaaaaaaaaatttaaaaaaaaaaaaaaaaaaccaccacaccttccaatttacttctattataaaatttgctttgctcccatcgttttctttgttgaagagatacccaagtaGATGTCtgaagcaggaaatagtgctgccatgaaTGGATAACATAGCGCTCCAAAAACAGGCAGGCTACTGagtgcatgtatgcatgtatatatattattcGTTTTGTTTAGAttgacatgctctagctgaatcaagaAAACATttggcgtttcatatccctttaaggctgtgcctAGATTTTAAACATACAAGCAAACTATGCTGTTCTTCTTACTGGCTATGTAACAAAACTGGTTACACTGCACAAAGCCCATAACTGGCATATACACCGATCTAAATACTTTCTTGAAAGGACTACAGTTGCCACTtatatcattaaaagggacatgaaaccaaaaactcattaatcaaagcatgcaattttaaacattccattttacttctaaatGTacatcattctgttggtatcctttgttgaaagggcagccatgcactactgggagctaactgaacacatttggtaagccaatgacatgaggcatatatgtgcagccaccaatcagcagctagatccaaaTGGTGCCGAGTCtaattaggtatgcttttcaacagaagattcaaagagaacagagcaaattaaataagtaaattggaaagctgattaacatatgctctgtctgaataacaagtttaattttgacttcactgtccctttaatgactaggTAGCCACAATACAATGTAGGTATTAacctataaaaaaatgtttattatgagCATATAATTGCTTACCATATACTTGTGCAACATGTCCACCTCCCTTCACGCGCACTCTGATGTCCACACCAGCAAATCGCTCCTTACCCAAAAGGAGAACAGGTTCTAGCAGCTAAGCaaggaaaacaaaatatatatcacaatattaaaaaaacaacagtctGTATACAAACGAGCGCtataaaaaatggcaaaaaaaaaaacaaagccaatAGTTATCTATATACAAAGACATCCAGGGACCTGTCcctaaatcagaagaaaaaaaaaaaaaaagctcatgtCTCTAAACTATTTTTGTTTTAGAAATTTGTCTGTCTAGGTTTATTTTAACACTAAGTTTAAAAGGGCCAGTAAGCACCTTGATATTAACATCAATGACTAGTTATGCCCAGTACAACATACAGTACTTTCAttgttttgcccccctttcatgtactcTTTCCCTAAAATTGAGGCTTTTCTAATTCTTGACCTGTAAAAGCACACTGCTGACTTCTCATGGCTAACTGTTTCATATCTATCCCTAATAGGTTTTAACTGCTAACTTCAAAACAATTCACTTTGTACTAAAATAATGACCATGGATAACCCATGTCTATAGGCTCAGACAGATttgctcctccaaatgaggcaaattatagtgcagactgacTTCTGAACCACAATTTCAGCAGCTAACAGGATGTTTGCAGAAACAGCATTCCAGTTTTCAGCATACAATGCAATAGATAGGTAAAGGGTGATAAGTCTTACTTTGTACTGCAGAGTTGCAGGCTCAATCATTTCCAGGGGTCTTCCATTAACTTTAATGAGACCATTGCCTCTCTTGCAATGTGCAACAGCTGTTGCCGTTTTCTAAGAAAAAAACATTCACAGATTATGACAGATACAATAAAAACGTTATAAATTGTGCACCAGTTAAACAGTTACTAATAATGAATACACTTTACTAGTGTGTTTATGCAATGCAAGCATGTTTTTAATGGAGCAACATGGAttgcattaaagggccagtaaacttataaaataatgttatataattctgcacatagtgcagaattatataacattatattagcgctagctttatgcaatctaatattgccttttaattttaatttaataaaaaaaaaaaaaaaaaaaaaaaaaaaggccgttTATCAGACCCGCTCTGAGCgagtctgtttttatcacagagcgcatctggccagctgtctagtcacagccaggcccgaccgcgccatttcactcagtgcagctcgctcccgctgtaagagcaggagcgagctgcactgagtgtaatggcatgGTCGGGcctggctgtgactagacagctggccagatgcgctctgtgataaaaacagacccactcagaagagcacagagagcgggtctgaaaaacagtttaaaaaaaaattcacaggcaatattagattgcataaagctagcgctaatataatgttatataattctgcactatgtgcagaattatgtaacattattttataggtttactgGGCCTTTAATTGTTTAAAGATGAAACCCATACCAGAAGCATAGGCATGTATGTACGTTGATTGACTACTGGCAGTATGATCTGTAGAGCTGCTTTGGGGGTGTTAAAAAACCTATTGCCAACTGCattaatttacaaataaaatgtaaaaagaaaaaaacatttacttttgtTTATTTTGCCCACTTGTTCTGAtattttagctttgaaaattgtgtttatttCCCATGCTATTCTTTTAGAACAGAATTCATTAACTGAATCCCAGCCATACAACAGTTTAGACTaagctcaatttatcaatccattGCAGACATATTCGCCCCTATCTGCCTGACCTCTAATCTGGCGGGCAGCAATtcactgcccgcatttaacattgcacacaagcactcctTTACACTTGCATGCAACCCGGTgccctgcctgtgcacagccaatcaacgcacgggcaggagctgtcaaatcTCCCCGGTCGGAAGAAGAGGtgaacagggtagggaagcagcagtctgattaaagctgcttgataaataatgaCTGCAGTATCGCTTGTGCAAAATTGCAGTCAAAGTGGAGaaatagggcttaataattttagccCTAAGTATTTGGTCATCGTATGAACTCAAAATTCATCACAAATTTCAAAGCTTGCAACATAGGAAACTAACaaaacataggggtcgatttatcaaaggttttCGTCAGCCATAAAACTGCAGGTTCTCCCTAAGAGAACCCGCAGACCgtttttaacaagcagcggtcatcagaccgatgtttccctaacctttcgccacctcttaggtggcaaatttcaatctccccggtctcatccgaccagggagattgacagctcctgtctgagcatgattggctgtgcgcgggcagggggtgccATTGCGCtcaaaatagtgctcgtgtgcaatgctgaattccaggaAGCGGAATTCAGCCCGCAAGAGGCGAGCTGCGAtaggggcgcgtatgtgcgcccctgtccgtcgcagcttgataaatcaatcTCTTAGAATTAAATACTTAGAATAGTCAAATTGGATACATATGAAAAGCAATTAAGTGCTtagctgtgtatgtatatatatatatatatatatatatatatatacatatatacacacatatacacacacgcacatatacacacttcGGGAATACAATATGCAATTTaagttagtgtctctttaaagataACTAGCCATGATAAAATACTGCATTAGCCTGCAGGAGAAGTAAATGTAACATTtgtatatcaggcatgtgcttatTAGATTGTTAAACGTGTGTTTCAGCTCCTCAACAAAATGAGCTTGGCCAAATAAATTGGGAGGCACGAATGTTTAATTACTCATGCAGTCTTTTCACCTCCTTTAACACCGAGTACTTAATATAGTTTAGCATATAGTTGAAAATCAGTAACTACGATTCATGGCAATAGCAACCTATCCGCTACGCGCTTAACAGTGacatacactacatagcaaaaGGGTCTAGGGATCCACCAAGATAAAGACTAACAGTACTGAGTGTGTATGACGGTCCCATCAACGCTGCAACTTCACGGTGTTTCACACTGAAAAGCTCTCAGGCTGGCGGCACCATGAGGCCTAACCAGACACGCGGTCTTTAACTACAAACACTTCAGAAAAATCTCACCTTACGTCCAAAAACCTGCACGGACTGCAGAGGTCCCTTGGCTGGCATAGTTCTGCGGATGGTAAAGACACAGAAAAGCCATGTTATTGAAGCCACAGTAAGAAAATACCAGTATAAAACCCGGAGAGCAACACTCACTCACCTTTCCGTCATGGGTAACAGCGAGAAAAGGAAGTACAGGGCTTCCAGAACGACTCAACAGGGGCACAACGAGATTGCGTTAAAGAACGTACCCTGACAGGATACTGCAAGCGCCATCTTGAAAATGGGCAAAACATGTGGAATATGTTTTACTTTTCCATTTCACTGCATATTATTGATAGCGCCACACCCCTTGGACTCACTATTGCAAGCAAGTCTTTCGATGCAATTTAACATATTGCTCTTTCTCAACAGATGTTGTTATATACTGTAGGAAAACAAACCAATGTTTGTTTAGTGACTTCGGATTTGTTTGCGGGTCTTTTTGTACAGTGTactgtgtttttaactcctttgtggagggtcgatagtcttaaaattacatgctataacgaattagagcatgtcattttgaactATTATGGCCCTTGAGTTTGAGTCAAAACAGAATGCacatgtcatggttgattaaatatttcctacctgctctatgttaaacttttgcatatattgtgtattattattgtttttgtattttattgtaccctattgtatcaatgcaatgttttgtggtcccagaacatacttgaaaacgagagaaatctcaatgtatccttcctggtaaaatattttataaataaataaataatagggcagcagttttacaagaatctagcgctagatggcagcaatgCACACTTTCAAGATTCCAATAGCGGGTGCAATTTGAAAAACTTTccagttctattatcaaatgtatctcATGCTCTTGTgaaattgtactgtaaaatgttctttcctttaatgtgttcccaactaCCAATTGTACCAGCTGGaattaattaaattgtttacatttattttgccatttgaaacagTTGTTGTTGCCTGTTAAAGCAATcacctatattaaaaatatgaataccGCTGTTTTCCTTAtagatatgtaaacaagaggcagtgACTATAATCATCCTTCCATTAGGGTTTGGAgagagagaggtactaaaatgttcatttttcaaTCGCTCTCTCTGTGTATTGGCTTTTGTGTATAcaggaaaagaaaatataaatatatatatttgtgtaatatacaCAGACATAAGTAtgctttccctgcaagctcagcatAGTTAAATGGGTTGTGGTTTATATGAACGAAAACAactattttgtatataaaaataaacatacaagatCGATTTTCCCATACTTTTTGTATTATGCAGCTGGAAACAAAAGGGAAAACCAATCTTAcaatatactgcccctttaatagaaatatggctccttaaagggaccttaaacaccttccatatttagtaaatatatatttttttaagattaacaCTTGTTGACTATTATGTTTTTTAGGATGTCACCAAAATCTTACTTTCAGATACTAAAGTATGCTCAATTAAAAAGAACATCTAAGCCACCGCCTCTATAACATGGTgtgcgccgccatattgtaacgtgCGTTGCTCTCTGATTACTGCTAACTGGAGCGTGCATCATGTAACTTCATGTAACTTGTTGAGTATTAGAATAACTGTGCCCACTGTATCTATGAAGCTCGCTCACGCGATTGATGAGAGCTGCGTGAGCAAGCTTCATAGAGATTTCAATAACTGCTGGGTTTGAGGAGCGCATACCTTTGAACAGGCAAGGAAGTGTTAGGACCGCTGCAACCGCTGTGTAACTATATACCGTTTTGCACTTTGAGGAAGGTGATGTGCACTAAACCGGATGTCTTTGCTAATGCTGGAGAGCGTGATATCTGCatgcgtgcacgctcacagcaataagcaaaGACATCCGGTTTAGTGCACATCACCTTCCTCAAAGTGCAAAACGGTATATAGAAACACTgaagtttaaattagtttaataaAAGCAAGGCTttcatttataaaatgtatataaaaaaacaatgcggTTTGGCTTAATTATATACATTctgcattacaagttaaaaaatatgCTTACTTGATgacaagtgtttaaggtccctttaaaataagagTATAAGGTAAGCTCTGGAGTtttctctggagcactatatttaaaacattgttacaaacaatgttgataatattttatttttttctaactatACAGTGGTTATAGTGAGGAGATTAGAAAGTAATTTGGTCAGTTTGTtaagaaaatattataattaacTTGCCAGAATCagtacatataataaatacaatttttgttactatgatatatatatatatatatatatatatatatatatatatatatatatatatatatatatatatatatatatatatatatatatatatatatatatatatatatatatataggcagttaGTTGACttgatagattaatagatgctTAGGCTGAGTGCATTTTTTTCACATCTAGAGTAACACCAGGACAAATGGTCATGATCTCAAGGTGACATATAGAATGTTGAGTTCATGAGTAATGTGTtgaaagcacttctttacagaaagcgtGGTTGTTTTTTGTACTACTCCTAGATATGTTTAGCAAAACACAGCATAAAATTCTTGTTTTGTATTGAGGAATTCAAAGAAATGCCTTTTGCAGCATACTATAAAAATAATTGGTAAAGGTGTACAGGGTTGGCCTTAGAGCAAGGTAATCTAGGCAGCCGCTTAGGGAGGCTAGCACCAGTTTGGGATAACTGTAGGAACCATAGAGCCCTCTATGTCAAGAAAGATGTTGAGTATTAAGGATATACAGCACATGGCTTCACACTTTGACAGACTTTGCACTGgcagtacaacatatatatatatatatatatatatatatatatatatatatatatatatatatatatatatataaacattatatatatatatatatacatacacacgtatacatatacacattatgtatatatacagtggatataaaaagtctacacacccctgttaaaatgtcaggtttctgtgatgtaaaaatatgagacaaagataaatcatttcagaactttttccacctttaatgtgacctataaactgtacaattcaattgaaaaacaaactgaaatcttttaggtaaagggaaataaaaataaaaaactaaaataatatggttgcataagtgtgaacacccttttataactggggatgtagctgtgttcagaattaagcaatcacattcaaaatcatgttaaataggagtcagtacacacctgtcatcatttaaagtgcctctaaataaaccccaaataaagttcagctgttctagtaggtctttcctgacattttgttagtcgcatcctacagcaaaagccatggtccgcagagagcttctaaagcatcagagggatctcattgttaaaaggtatcagtcaggagaagggtacaaaagaatttccaaggcattatatataccatggaacacagtgaagacagtcatcatcaagtgaagaaaatatggtgcaaaagtgacattaccaagaactggacgtccctccaaaatttataaaaagacgagaagaaaactggtctgggaggctgccaagaggcctacagcaacattaaaggagctgcaggaatatctggcaagtactggctgtgtggtacatgtgacaacaatctcccgtattcttcatatgtctgggctatggggtagagtggcaagatggaagccttttcttacaaaaaaacatccaagcccggctaaattttgcaaaaacacatctgaagttttccAAAAGCATGTtgaaaaaggtgttctggtctgatgaaaccaaagttgaactttttggccataattccaaaagatatgtttggcgcaaaaacaactctgcatatcaccaaaagaacaccatattcacagtgaagcatggtggtgtcagcatcatgctttgggtctgtttttcttcagctggaactggggccttagtcaaggtagagggaataatgaacagttccaaataccagacaatattgacacaaaaccttcaggcttctgctagatagctgaacatgaagaggaacttcatctttcagcatgacaacaacccaaagcaaacatccaaatcaacaaaggaatggcttcaccagaagaagattaaagttttgggatggcccagccagagcccagacctgaatccaattcaaaatctgtggggtgatctgaagagggctgtgcacaggagatgccctcgcattctgacagatgtagaatgtttttgcaaagaagagtgggcaattcttgccaagtcaagatgtgccatgctgaaaaaatcatacccaaaaagactgagtgctgtaataaaatcaaaaggtgcttcaataaagtattagtttaagggtgttcacacttatgcaaccatattattttagttttttatttccctttacttaaaagatttcagtttgtttttcaattgagttgtacagtttataggtcacattaaaggggggaaaagttctgaaatgatttatctttgtctcatttttttacatcacagaaacctgacattttaacaggggtgtgtagactttttatatccactgtatatatatatatatatatatatatatatatatatatatatatatatacactcacctgccactttattaggtacacctgttcaattgcttggtagcacaaattgcttatcagccaatcacatggcagcaactcaatgcatttaggcatctagacgtggtgaagacaacttgctgaagttcaaacgagAATCAGAATGgggaaggggatttaagtgactttgaacgtggcatggctgttggtgccagatggactgctgatctactgagattttcactcacaaccatctctagggtttgcagagaatggtcagaaaaagagaaaatatccagtgagcggcagttgggTGGACTACAATACCTTGTTGATGTccgaggagaatgggcagactggttcaagatgatagaaaggcaacagtaactcaaataaccactcgttacattcaaggtatgcagaataccatctctgaatgcaaaaCATGTGGAACcctaaagcagatgggctacagaccacaccaggtgccactcctgtcagctaagaacaggaaactgaggctacaatttgcacaggctcactaaaattggaaaaacgttgcctggtttgatgaatctcgatttcagctgtgacattcagatggtatggtcagaatatggcgtaaacaacatgaaagcatggattcatcctgccttgtatcaacggttcaggctggtggtggtggtgtaatggtgtggggatattttctttgggccccttagtaccaattgagcatcgtttaaacgccacggcatacctgagtattgttgctgaccatgtccatccctttatgactatagtgtacctatcttctgatggctacttccagcaggataatgcaccatgtcacaaagctcaaatcatctcaaactggtttcttgaacatgacaataagtttGCTGTACTCCAATGTCCTCCACcatcaccagatctcaatctaatagaacacctttgggatgtggtggaacaggagatttgcatcatggatgtgcagccaacaaatctgcagcaactgcataatgatatcatgtcaatatggaccaacatctttgaggaatgtttctaacacattgttgaatctatgccacaaagaattaaggcagtgaattaaggcagttctgaagagaAAAGGGGGTTCAACCCAGTACTAGCacggtgtacttaataaagtgggtg is part of the Bombina bombina isolate aBomBom1 chromosome 6, aBomBom1.pri, whole genome shotgun sequence genome and harbors:
- the RPS16 gene encoding 40S ribosomal protein S16; this translates as MTERTMPAKGPLQSVQVFGRKKTATAVAHCKRGNGLIKVNGRPLEMIEPATLQYKLLEPVLLLGKERFAGVDIRVRVKGGGHVAQVYAIRQAISKSLVAYYQKYVDEASKKEIKDILIQYDRTLLVADPRRCEAKKFGGPGARARYQKSYR